From one Phocoena sinus isolate mPhoSin1 chromosome 6, mPhoSin1.pri, whole genome shotgun sequence genomic stretch:
- the LOC116755202 gene encoding LOW QUALITY PROTEIN: mitochondrial fission regulator 1-like (The sequence of the model RefSeq protein was modified relative to this genomic sequence to represent the inferred CDS: substituted 1 base at 1 genomic stop codon): MSGMEANVTIPIXQNKPRGAAQSIVRRIGTDLPLKPCPRASFETLPNISDLCLRHVLPVPTLADIVWIPADVEETYVLVRSHTRPLRHTCKPSPLIVIQHNASVPKLRGSQERLLALKKPALPALGCTKELQDELSHLRSQIAKIVSADAGSSNVSSPLPCFGSSFHSTTSFVISDITKETKVQVPELPSVPLLCSASPECCKPEHKATCSSSEEDDCVSLSKASSFADMMGILKDFHQVKQSQDLNWSLLKEEDPAMLTSEVLRRKFALKEEDTSRKGN; encoded by the coding sequence ATGTCAGGAATGGAGGCCAATGTAACCATCCCAATCTGACAAAACAAGCCGCGTGGGGCTGCTCAAAGTATAGTGAGAAGAATCGGGACCGACCTACCCCTGAAGCCATGTCCCCGGGCATCCTTTGAGACCCTGCCCAACATCTCTGACCTGTGTCTGAGGCATGTACTGCCAGTCCCTACTCTGGCTGACATCGTCTGGATTCCTGCAGATGTAGAGGAGACTTATGTCCTGGTCAGGAGCCATACACGCCCCCTGAGGCACACCTGCAAGCCCAGCCCTCTGATCGTCATTCAGCACAATGCCTCAGTGCCCAAACTGCGTGGGTCGCAGGAGAGGCTTCTGGCCTTGAAGAAGCCAGCCCTGCCAGCCCTTGGCTGCACCAAAGAGCTGCAGGATGAGCTGAGCCACCTGCGCAGCCAGATTGCTAAAATAGTGTCAGCTGATGCAGGAAGTTCAAATGTCTCTTCTCCCTTACCTTGTTTTGGATCCTCATTCCACTCTACAACTTCCTTTGTCATTAGTGACATCACCAAGGAGACCAAGGTACAGGTCCCTGAGCTTCCATCAGTCCCCCTGCTTTGTTCTGCCAGCCCTGAATGTTGCAAACCAGAACACAAAGCTACCTGCAGCTCGTCTGAAGAAGATGACTGCGTCTCTCTGTCCAAGGCCAGCAGCTTTGCAGATATGATGGGTATCCTAAAGGACTTCCACCAAGTGAAGCAGAGCCAAGACCTGAACTGGAGTTTATTGAAGGAGGAAGACCCTGCCATGCTTACCTCTGAGGTCCTAAGGAGGAAGTTTGCTCTGAAGGAAGAAGATACCAGTAGAAAAGGAAACTGA